Below is a window of Candidatus Obscuribacter sp. DNA.
CTTGCTGAGATAGGTTTCCTTCGAGAACAAATGACTTAGGAAATCCCTGCAATAACAATGCCTCGTAAATGCTAATTCTTCTCTTGCCAGATGGGTGGACATGTATCTCTCGATTGCCGAAAGCAATTGTCGGACTTGGCTCTGTCCAGGACAACCTCTTGAAGCTTCTGGTGCCGGCATGCAGAGTATTCGGATTTTGAAACTTCTTCGACCTTGGTTTCATTGTCCAGTGGTTTGGATGATGTGGAATGTCTTCCTTTTGCAGTTTTGCTTCGAAAAACTTTGGCGGAGGCAGCCCCCTAATTGACTCTCCAACAGTTTTTGGTCCTTTCCTCTTCTTTATAATCAAATCCGACTGGTTGTTTTCATCGCGATGAGAATAACCCGTCTGCGATTCTGTGGAACTCCAAAATCAAGAGCGCACAACTCTTTCTCTGTAACAGCAAAGTCCATGGCGCCTAATTTCGATTTTATTGAATTGAACGTCTTTGCGTGTTTCTGGTCTCGAATTCCAAGGACGTTTTCTAAGACTACAAATTCAACACTGTAGTCTCTTTGAAGGCGCCGGATAATTTCGATATAGAGAAACGGCAATCTATTGCGCGGATCACTGGCAAGAGCTCTTGTATTGGCTCGCGAAAATCCTTGGCACGGAGGCCCTCCAATAATTCCGATGCGCGATTTCTTCCTCACATTCCGTGATACATAGGAAAATACTCCTTCCGGTCCCAAATCAACCAGATCTTCAGCAATTCCTAGAGAATCTGGAAAATTAATTTGGTGAGTCCTGACGGCAGCTTCTGATCGGTCGATTGCTATGGGTATGCGAAAGCCCTCATTGCAAAAGCCAAGGTCCAGACCTCCTGCACCACAAAACAAGCTCACTACCTCAGGCAATGGCGGAGCCACTCGCTTTGATCCATATTTATTGCGCAAGGCTGGGAAATCCATACATCACTATCACTAATTGAGAGTATACTTTTATTGTAGCTCTGTGGGAATACTTGGTCTTTAAGATGGGGTCCGTTGGATATCGATCTTGGGTCCAAAAGTGAGCCTTGGTGTATCTCCAGTATCAACTGGCACAAAGTTCTATCACATCAATGTACGCCCTTGCAAGAATGAGCCGGTCACATTAACGCTCAATTGCTGACTATACAGATCATTTGGACTCTAAAGTCAATTTCCCTCATCTGAATACTCTCGTTACCGTTTCATTAGGCGCAAGTTTACAAAGTCGACCGGCGCTTGTCGATTTGATGCGTCAATTCGGCTCACTTTGTTGAATCACATCTGATGTCTAAGGCGAGTAGCGGACCTCTCTTATGGAATGTGCAACGGTCAACTTGACTCGTGTTCCTTTGTGGTCTCGAGGTTGAAAACATGCCCCCCCACCACCGACTAACCATTTGAACTGAAGTTTACGAGAGAAGCTCAGAATTTTTAGCTGATGTTTTATTTCTTTTCGATTGTCGGACTCTGTCGTTCAATGTCTCCGTCTATCTAAGTCGACGGGCTGGCTTTGTGGACTCCTCATGAATCCACACCTCAATTCGATCTGAATCTGTGAGTGCCACCAGTTGCTCGGTTGCGTGCCGGAACGCATCTTGTCCGTAAACGAGCCACAAAGCTCGTTTGTAACCGTAATTGATGAACCAGCGGAGGTTATCGAAATCATCCAAGTCCTTGGAGTCACATCGTTTGACTTCAATTGCCAAATAGTTTTTGTCTGTGCCTGGTTGATGCACCAAAAAATCAGGAATCATCCTTCGCGTCCTAAAATCTGTATGGCGGGCTTTATCAACCTCTCCGTTTAATCTAAATGGAGTGTCTTTCGGCCACCGCTGACGAAGTTGATGATAAAGCTCATAGCAATAGACGCGCTCTTTATACATTGCTGGCAAATTATGCATAGGTAGGTAGAAATATTCAGAAGGCAGTTTTTCAGTCGCATCCATGAAGATATTGTCGAAATTGTCCATCTGAAAAACCTCTCTAAACGTAGAATTTGAAGTTCGGTTTTCGGTCCGTTATCGTAGGATTTGCCAGCAGTATTTCGCCGACCGCATCCGAGAAACCGACGGTTACAGGCTGTCCTTCACCAAGCTTGCACGCATTATAGTTCAGCTTTGTAAGGGCCAAAATATCCCGAGCAACAGTGTCAATCGACGCCTCACCATGTTGGATATCAATGCGTAATGGAACCGGTGTTTCCCAGCCATCGTATGTTGCTAGACGAGGCTTGAAGCCGCTGCCGAACAAATATCCAGATCGCTCATGCCGCTTCCAAAGAGTTCCTCTCAGTACGGGCATACTTCCAATTCTGAACAAGCGCGGACCGTTCTTATCTAGACGCACTTGGACAGCAATTAAATTGCAGCCTGGCGGACAAGCTTTCAGATAGGCAACATACTCTTCACGCGAAATCGATGATCTGCAATGTAGAAAAATTTCCTGCATAGGTTGCAGACCGCCCATGTCTCGGTATGTTTCGAGAACACCCTTCAGAAGCTTTTCCGCTGATTTAGGAGGTAAGTGAAATTGCTTGTCTTCAGTTGAGTACCAGGGACCTTCCTCCCCTAAAAATACGATGCCATCGCCGTTTGACAAAAACATTTGTGCAACACAGCAAGCTGACCGTTCGTTATCCCCAGTTTTGCGGAATGCGATACCAACGTAAGAGACACCATTCCTTGCTGTCGCTAATCGCCATGGCTTGCCACCAGCCTTGTAGTACAAACCGGTAGATAGGTTCCACATGCGATCCGATAGTGGCGTGAGCCCCCGTTCGCCTTGCGTCATCTCATCAGAAAGGCGTAAAGTACTCTCGCGAATAATTTGAATTGGTATTTCAAATTGCATACAACGAGCTTTGAGTTGCCGACGGAAATCCGGTGACAATTGATATTGCTCCGAATCGAATGTATTAAACAACTCAAGCTGTCCTAATTTCCGCGAGTCCTTTGTCGCTGGTTATCCCTGAATCCGTCGGATTCAGCACCTTGGATTCCGGTCTACAGTTCTGCCAAACCTCATCTGGCACTACGCAAATAGCCACAGCAATTTTCGCGTCTATCTTTTTTGTCTTTTCAAGGCATCCTAGAAACATCTCTACGACCGCGAAACATCGCTCGTGGCTATCTTTTCTTCGTGACGCATCTAATAGTTGAGTCCTATTTAGTTCAAAGCATTTGATAGGTTGGCTAGTCCAGGGACTTCCAAATGCAGCCTGATATCCAGGAAATGGCGGCCAGAGTCTATGGCGTTCGGCTTTTTCGACGAACGAGGGTTTGTTCATTGCTGCAGACCAGTCGTTCCACAATCCCAACCCCTCAACTGTCCCTAACACTATGTGCGAAGGCGACCCAGGATCTTCACTTGTCCCTGAGCTGAAAGGACCAAACAACGATAGACCATCATGCGGATCTATCGCCCGCTGCCGACTACCAAACTCAAGAGAAGGTTCTTCAAGAACCGAGATGATTTGTTCTTGAGCAACTTCATTGGACATCGCCTGCTTCTCCTGTTGATTCTTCGTCATCGTCGTCAACGCGAGAGTACGCTATCATTTCTTCGTGGTCTGCTTCTTTACTGTTCAGGGCGTCTTCGTTTATTCGCACCGGTACAAGCCACTCATTTGGTGCGCCTGCAATAATGAGTTCTCCGCCGGAAGGACCAATACTTATTGATCCGTTCTCACTTAAGAACTGTATCAATGCCAGCATTCTGTGAAGCCATTCGTAGTTGAACCAACCACGGCAGAGGTGCTTCCGACGAGAGAAAGCGGTCTTTGATGGCAGTAACTCTCCATTCTCATCTGTGAACCTTATCCGCGTCTTGAGCTGGATGCGATATTTATTATTGTAGCCATCGACAACACGAAACATTGGTGAGAGCGAATATTTGTAGTTAGTTGATTTGCCTGGACGCCAAAATTTTCTTTGTCCGACGGGACTGACAAAACTCTTTTCGCCGTCTGGACGAATGAAGTTCAGTCTATCATTTTGAACTAGGTTTTCGGGAAAATACAATCCGTCAAACTCCAAGCAATAACGCAGACCCTTTCCAATACAGTGCACTACTAGTGACTTTCGAATGAGTTCTGGAATTAAAGTTCTTACGGAAATCTTGTCGATTTCGGTGACTAATTCCCATGCTGCTCCGCCTATCTGATTGATACCGAATTTCCTTTTCAAATCTAAAGGTGGTGCAAAGAAACTTAGAAAGCGTTTTTTATCCAATTTTCGAAACGCCCACTTCAATGCCAATTCCTGAATATCTTGGTCGTTCAGTTCAATATCGCTGTCGTAACGGTTGATACCAGTCGGAATCTTTTGAACGGCGAATTGACTTGAAATTAGCCTTTCTGGCTCTTCTTTGATCAGGTCCGGCATCACGCCAAAAGTTGTTGAAAGCCGCGTCGCTGCGTCCCGAAAACCGGCACAGCCTGAATCTGCTAACGTTCTTAAAAGAGCGTTGAGCCCGTCTGCCCAGGAATTGGTAAATGAAACAGTTTCGAGTTTGCTACTTTTCGAATCGAGTTTTCTAAAGTCAAACTCATTCCCTAAGAGTGGTAGTACAAGGTTATCGCCTACGCCGAAAGCGTATGCTCGCCTAGCGTTGAACTCAACATCAGATACCGACTCAATAGACATAATTTGCAACAAGCGAAAGGCATTCGACTTCACCAATTTCTCGACAGTTTCGTTTACAGAGGTCCCAGCGATTGGAGAAGTTGCTCTTGACCAGACTTGATAGCCCTCAAGCTGGAGTCTTCGTGCAAGCCAGGTTGCCAGAGTGTCATTCGCTATGACATTGTCTATAACTAGCAAATCTCGCTGTGCCGTTGCAGTCAAACTTGACTGGTTGGGAAAGAATGCTGGATGAAATATTTGCGGGTGCTGTGCTATTAGCCCGGAATGCTTGTTGAGAAGCATCCTCAGTCGCTCAACTCCATACAAGACCAGAGAAAAACCAAAGTCCGAGTTGACCTCCGTGAGCGCGTTATCCCGTTCTGTAGCCGTGAACTTTGATGTACACAAGAACACCAGTTCATCGCAATCATGACCGTACTTCTTGATTTTTTCAGCGTCTTCATTTAGCTTTTTAAGCCAATCTTCTCTAACGCTAAAAGCAAAGATGCTATTCTTGCCATAGTTTTTTGCAGTATGCAATGCATCTCGGCCTTTGTCCTTGTGTCCACCTAACGGTTCTATGCCGTCATAGCCTTCCAATGCCATTAAGTCGGTGCAGAATCGTTCGAACTGATCGTAATCAGTTAGTTGTTCCAGGCAGTAGATTGTAGGTTCCGCTCCCACGCGACCCTTCCTCGAATAATTGACTAGTGGATTTTATCGCTATTTACTTGAGAATTGGATAAATCGTGTCATGACGGAAAATATCCGTCATGCCCGGGATGTCTATTGGATATACCGCCTTCTGTTTGAGAACTTTGCAATTTCATCAAGCCTAACCGGTCCGCATGTTCTGCATCACTTGATCGCGGTCAAATTAAATAATCGCGCATTGACTCATCAAAGTCCTTACTTTAGTTCGTAATCTGCCTCACGTAAAATCTAACCCTGACATCTTCCCTGCTTTAAACAGCACTAGAAATGAGTTTGCGTTGGAGGAAAAAGTGAGTCTACAGGCGAGAAAGGAACTTCTATTCAGAATGCGGCACCGTTATGCTGCTGCTGATCGAAAAGGACGGTCCGAGATACTAGATGGATTTGTTGCTGCCACCGGTTATCATCGAAAATATGCCGTGGCAGTGTTACGGCAGCCAGTTGATGAGACCGGCTCCGAGAGGCTTTTCCCACAACGACAGCGTATATATGATCAATCCGTTCAGCAAGCGTTAGTATGTATTTGGATCGCTGCGAATCAAATCTGTTCAAAACGATTGGCTCCGATTTCGTGAAGAGCAATTACTTCCGCACGCCAGCCTCTATCTGTCCTTAGCTTCGGTTTCAGGCTGGCACAAAATTCGTCGTAACCTTGGACCGCCTGCAGAGAGTCAAGCATACTCAGATATGCCGGCCCGATGTACGTTTTCTGCTTGTCGGAGAATGGCAACGTCTTGTCCCGTCTATGTTGAGGTGTGTGGTTTCGGGGAGCCTCGATTAATTATAGCGTCCGTTGAGTCGAGGTTTTAGTAGCTCAGCGCTCTGTGTGCGCCACTGTTGGACGGGACGATACCCTTTGCCTGCCCCGCTGTTAGATCAACCTCCAGCTAGTCGCGCAGCAGCCTTGGCTATTTCTTCGTGCTTCAAGTTTACGGGGTCGGCGCCACCGCGCGTCAAGCGCACGCAGCTCAATCTTGTTCTGAAACAGCCAGATCCATCCGCTTGACCCACGGAGCCAACCCCGTGCCCCGGTTTTGAGGCGAAAAGCCTTCACTAACCGGAGGTTCACAGTATGGACAAAGACTACGGTCTCGAATTGACCAACAATAGTAAAGCATCATGGGCATTCAGCTTGCCGCGCAGTGAAACCTGCATCGGCGCAACGGACATCTGCAAAACAGTGTGTTATGGAAATGGCATTCGCTATCAGACAACTGGACAGAGAGCCAAACGTCAACGCAATTTTCGGACGGTTGAATTGCTCTTATCGAAAGGCGGACCGGAATTGCTCGCCGAGAACCTGGTGAGCTTGATCGATCAAGTCAAACCAGCTGATTCACTCAGTTGGAAACGCTGCTGTATCCTAGCCAAATTCACGGCTTGGTGTATGTCGAGCCAGACTGGGAGTCAGTTCACCGCGAGCTAAAAGAGAAAGGTATTACCCGCGAACTGATCTGGCTTGAATACAAGTCTGAC
It encodes the following:
- a CDS encoding toll/interleukin-1 receptor domain-containing protein, encoding MGAEPTIYCLEQLTDYDQFERFCTDLMALEGYDGIEPLGGHKDKGRDALHTAKNYGKNSIFAFSVREDWLKKLNEDAEKIKKYGHDCDELVFLCTSKFTATERDNALTEVNSDFGFSLVLYGVERLRMLLNKHSGLIAQHPQIFHPAFFPNQSSLTATAQRDLLVIDNVIANDTLATWLARRLQLEGYQVWSRATSPIAGTSVNETVEKLVKSNAFRLLQIMSIESVSDVEFNARRAYAFGVGDNLVLPLLGNEFDFRKLDSKSSKLETVSFTNSWADGLNALLRTLADSGCAGFRDAATRLSTTFGVMPDLIKEEPERLISSQFAVQKIPTGINRYDSDIELNDQDIQELALKWAFRKLDKKRFLSFFAPPLDLKRKFGINQIGGAAWELVTEIDKISVRTLIPELIRKSLVVHCIGKGLRYCLEFDGLYFPENLVQNDRLNFIRPDGEKSFVSPVGQRKFWRPGKSTNYKYSLSPMFRVVDGYNNKYRIQLKTRIRFTDENGELLPSKTAFSRRKHLCRGWFNYEWLHRMLALIQFLSENGSISIGPSGGELIIAGAPNEWLVPVRINEDALNSKEADHEEMIAYSRVDDDDEESTGEAGDVQ
- a CDS encoding DNA cytosine methyltransferase codes for the protein MIIKKRKGPKTVGESIRGLPPPKFFEAKLQKEDIPHHPNHWTMKPRSKKFQNPNTLHAGTRSFKRLSWTEPSPTIAFGNREIHVHPSGKRRISIYEALLLQGFPKSFVLEGNLSQQVEQISNAVPPPLGKRGAAIRLALSK
- a CDS encoding DNA cytosine methyltransferase; amino-acid sequence: MDFPALRNKYGSKRVAPPLPEVVSLFCGAGGLDLGFCNEGFRIPIAIDRSEAAVRTHQINFPDSLGIAEDLVDLGPEGVFSYVSRNVRKKSRIGIIGGPPCQGFSRANTRALASDPRNRLPFLYIEIIRRLQRDYSVEFVVLENVLGIRDQKHAKTFNSIKSKLGAMDFAVTEKELCALDFGVPQNRRRVILIAMKTTSRI